The proteins below are encoded in one region of Sminthopsis crassicaudata isolate SCR6 chromosome 1, ASM4859323v1, whole genome shotgun sequence:
- the LOC141540913 gene encoding uncharacterized protein LOC141540913, with translation MEANKTLTPLISPSTSNISLEPRTIFISPSMPSMPSHTSIPTVMTPTELSPISSSITIPKYKPGTKIPPCASRSAPTFPTAQTPVVIPKHPHHGNMTSKVPFHCNLTPISEYPPATKSAPITTTFPGIPTHKYPSTCSLASTLSWASSLKAASFLSTSPSFTIPPTPDTIASKHSSPRSQSPSDGVGVKKDPSEPSPKSDPDQTSTPNCAGEVIPGTPFNYTCAATSTPAVLLTSRATSTISVSLGKPPNCVSSSPPKCPLSPKLNPSISRSISCVLLPGHPSSSVSMSTSTSTLNLKTSLTSRATSISASFSGIPSNSIFNSISTSVHSNKSPSVSKATSICELCPGVPSNCMCNTISLCQLSPKSSPTSKVTSTFNSPKDYPSNCISASTFSPKSLFTSTATSICEVLPGIPSNCMCNSTPTTFSPNSPPKSKATSTCDLLKDHPSNCICNSTSTSTLSPKSILTSAATSICDLFLGLPSNCIRHSTSAVTLTHKSPPTSKATHTCDLPKDYPSNYICNSTLKAPLSPKSPPTSKATSTRTLSFGNHCNFINSSTPTAPQSPRSAPIPIPSKSTPKYHCILFPQEAHFTPAVTSTSPVFPSCSPPIVTSPCTSPRSYRSDGILASKFAPVSTSSTVSSKNTPISISMSIPDCKSVGTSVSMPLQKYTPRSPSPSKHTLMCTDEPVTSCVSATTCTATPIYTSTIPAVVTSNLESSSKSIPSIIFPLFPYNFTPSPPATHKSETSSTPEAPLTPEFPRKFMPLSTSV, from the coding sequence ATGGAAGCAAACAAAACGCTTACTCCTTTGATTTCTCCCTCTACCTCTAACATTTCACTAGAACCTAGAACTATCTTCATCTCTCCTTCTATGCCTTCTATGCCCTCCCACACATCTATACCCACTGTCATGACTCCCACTGAGCTTTCCCCTATCTCTTCTTCTATAACTATCCCCAAATATAAACCTGGTACTAAAATCCCTCCATGTGCCTCTAGATCGGCACCTACATTCCCAACTGCACAGACACCAGTGGTGATCCCTAAACATCCACACCATGGCAACAtgacttctaaagttccttttcaTTGTAACTTGACACCTATCTCAGAATATCCTCCTGCCACTAAATCTGCTCCTATAACCACAACATTTCCTGGTATACCTACCCATAAATATCCCTCAACCTGTAGCTTAGCCTCTACTTTGTCTTGGGCATCTAGCTTAAAAGCAGCCAGTTTTCTCTCTACATCGCCTTCATTTACAATTCCACCCACACCTGACACAATTGCCTCCAAACATTCTTCACCAAGATCTCAATCTCCATCTGATGGTGTAGGTGTTAAGAAGGATCCATCTGAACCTTCTCCCAAATCTGATCCTGATCAGACATCTACACCTAACTGTGCTGGAGAAGTTATCCCCGGGACTCCCTTTAATTATACCTGTGCTGCTACCTCAACACCTGCAGTCTTGCTTACTTCCAGAGCTACATCTACCATTTCAGTATCTCTTGGGAAGCCTCCTAATTGTGTCAGTAGCTCTCCCCCAAAATGTCCACTTAGTCCCAAATTGAATCCATCTATCTCCAGATCTATCTCTTGTGTCTTATTACCTGGACATCCCTCTAGTTCTGTCTCTATGTCTACCTCCACCTCTACGCTTAATCTCAAAACTTCTCTCACATCCAGAGCTACATCCATCTCTGCCTCATTCTCTGGGATTCCCTCTAACTCTATCTTTAACTCTATCTCCACATCTGTACATTCCAACAAATCTCCTTCTGTATCTAAAGCTACATCTATCTGTGAGCTATGCCCTGGGGTTCCCAGTAACTGCATGTGTAATACTATCTCACTGTGTCAACTTAGCCCCAAATCTTCTCCTACATCCAAAGTCACATCTACTTTTAACTCACCCAAAGATTATCCTTCTAACTGCATCTCAGCTTCTACATTTAGCCCCAAATCTCTTTTCACATCTACAGCTACATCTATCTGTGAGGTTCTCCCTGGGATTCCCTCTAATTGTATGTGTAATTCTACCCCAACTACATTTAGCCCCAATTCTCCTCCTAAGTCCAAAGCGACATCTACCTGTGACTTACTAAAGGATCATCCCTCTAACTGTATCTGTAACTCTACCTCAACATCTACACTTAGTCCCAAATCTATTCTTACATCTGCAGCTACATCTATCTGTGATCTGTTCCTTGGGCTTCCCTCTAACTGTATCCGGCACTCTACCTCGGCAGTTACACTTACCCACAAATCTCCTCCTACATCCAAAGCTACACATACCTGTGACTTACCCAAGGATTATCCTTCTAATTATATATGTAACTCTACCTTAAAAGCTCCACTTAGCCCAAAATCtcctcctacatccaaagccacATCTACCCGTACATTATCCTTTGGAAATCACTGCAATTTTATCAACAGCTCTACCCCAACAGCTCCACAGAGCCCCAGATCTGCTCCTATCCCAATACCCTCTAAATCCACACCTAAATATCACTGTATACTTTTCCCTCAGGAAGCTCATTTTACCCCTGCTGTTACCTCAACATCTCCAGTGTTCCCAAGTTGTAGTCCACCTATCGTCACATCTCCCTGTACATCTCCACGTTCATATCGCTCTGATGGTATTTTAGCTTCAAAATTTGCTCCTGTCTCAACGTCTTCTACAGTTTCTTCTAAAAATAcccctatatctatatctatgtctataccTGATTGTAAATCTGTAGGTACTTCGGTATCTATGCCCCTGCAGAAATATACTCCTCGTTCTCCATCTCCCTCTAAACATACGCTTATGTGTACAGATGAGCCTGTGACTTCATGTGTTTCTGCAACTACCTGTACAGCTACACCTATTTACACATCTACAATTCCAGCTGTAGTCACTTCTAACTTAGAATCTTCCTCTAAATCTATACCATCtatcattttccctctctttccataTAATTTTACACCATCTCCTCCTGCTACCCATAAATCTGAAACTTCTTCCACCCCTGAAGCCCCATTGACACCTGAATTTCCACGCAAATTCATGCCCCTCTCAACATCTGTCTGA